One Acutalibacter muris DNA window includes the following coding sequences:
- a CDS encoding zinc ribbon domain-containing protein — protein MKYCPYCGAALPDSAVSFCPECGKSLSESTVEKPVKEQKRKNKPTKPKARPKKPKRTEPPVEDGYDGYYDDRLPIDEGHRRDGMDKSIIKKVVALILCLLVVIGACVAILYVL, from the coding sequence ATGAAATACTGTCCTTATTGCGGTGCTGCCCTCCCGGACAGCGCCGTATCTTTCTGCCCGGAATGTGGGAAGTCTTTATCGGAAAGCACCGTGGAGAAGCCTGTCAAGGAGCAAAAGCGGAAGAACAAGCCCACAAAACCCAAGGCTCGCCCCAAAAAGCCCAAGAGAACTGAACCCCCTGTTGAGGACGGCTACGATGGCTACTACGACGACCGCCTCCCCATAGACGAAGGCCACCGCCGGGACGGCATGGACAAAAGCATCATCAAAAAGGTGGTAGCGCTGATACTGTGCCTGCTGGTGGTGATTGGGGCCTGCGTTGCAATTTTATATGTTTTGTGA
- a CDS encoding YkgJ family cysteine cluster protein produces MNARIKEILKEYESNQLEPDEPFRFHCTMCGKCCINREDILLNPRDMYNLAKELKMTPREVMNAYCETYIGSDSRLPVVRLKPRGEIKRCPLLKDTKCSVHRAKPTVCALFPIGRGIVQKKGSTVALTAKDIRYFLTDPGCGDDSETHTVREWLEDFGLPVEDEFFVEWQKCLVELSQRFRRLEKKLGADMGPIWSLTGTIFFLMYEMEKPFEPQFKTHLGEVYEMIYELAEEGGK; encoded by the coding sequence ATGAACGCAAGAATTAAGGAAATTCTCAAGGAGTATGAGAGCAACCAGCTTGAACCTGATGAGCCCTTTCGGTTCCATTGCACCATGTGCGGCAAGTGTTGTATCAACCGCGAGGACATCCTGCTCAACCCCAGGGACATGTACAACCTGGCGAAAGAGCTGAAAATGACCCCGCGCGAGGTGATGAACGCTTACTGTGAGACCTACATAGGCAGCGATTCGCGCCTACCTGTGGTGCGGCTGAAACCCAGAGGGGAAATCAAGCGTTGCCCGTTGCTCAAGGATACAAAATGTTCTGTACACAGGGCAAAGCCGACGGTATGTGCGCTGTTCCCTATTGGCAGGGGGATCGTTCAAAAGAAGGGCAGCACCGTCGCGCTGACCGCAAAGGACATTCGGTACTTCCTGACCGACCCCGGCTGTGGGGACGATTCCGAGACCCATACCGTCCGGGAGTGGCTGGAGGATTTTGGCCTTCCGGTGGAGGATGAGTTCTTTGTCGAATGGCAAAAGTGTCTTGTAGAGCTGAGCCAACGCTTTCGTAGGTTGGAAAAGAAATTGGGAGCGGATATGGGGCCGATCTGGAGTCTCACCGGGACGATCTTTTTCCTGATGTATGAGATGGAGAAGCCCTTCGAGCCTCAGTTCAAGACCCATCTGGGTGAAGTCTATGAAATGATATATGAGCTGGCAGAGGAGGGCGGCAAATGA